A stretch of Gymnodinialimonas phycosphaerae DNA encodes these proteins:
- a CDS encoding DUF4386 domain-containing protein, translated as MTDPARLHWDPNAARLAGALYLAIAVCGGFSIGYVPMQIVADDAATSVANLLAYQGLFKLGVLADSAVILFELAITAILYHMFRHVGPKMALVAVISRLGMIVVMGVNILLWVMPYILLTGSPGLDDTMLTALAQFCFDAHAMGVFVWQLFFGAHLLALGWLILKSDVVPHLLGWGLFIGAVGYLIQGVARLTFTQVAVIDYTYVGLLVVVTLSEISFGLWLLIRGGRSPQNTHIAPAAA; from the coding sequence ATGACCGACCCCGCAAGACTGCACTGGGATCCGAATGCCGCACGCCTGGCGGGCGCGCTTTACCTTGCGATCGCCGTCTGTGGCGGCTTCAGCATCGGCTACGTGCCCATGCAGATCGTCGCTGATGACGCTGCAACCTCTGTCGCCAACCTGCTGGCCTACCAAGGCCTCTTCAAGCTGGGTGTTCTGGCGGACAGTGCCGTGATCCTGTTTGAACTGGCGATCACCGCCATTCTCTACCACATGTTCCGTCATGTCGGCCCCAAGATGGCCCTTGTCGCGGTCATCTCGCGCTTGGGCATGATCGTGGTCATGGGGGTCAACATCCTGCTGTGGGTGATGCCCTACATCCTGCTGACCGGGTCACCTGGTCTGGATGACACGATGCTGACTGCGCTTGCTCAGTTCTGTTTTGACGCACATGCCATGGGTGTCTTTGTCTGGCAGTTGTTCTTCGGCGCGCACCTACTGGCCTTGGGTTGGCTGATCCTGAAGTCCGATGTCGTCCCACATCTTCTGGGCTGGGGTCTGTTCATCGGGGCCGTCGGCTACCTGATCCAAGGCGTTGCAAGGCTGACGTTCACCCAAGTTGCTGTGATCGACTACACCTATGTCGGCTTGCTGGTCGTCGTCACCCTGTCGGAGATCAGCTTTGGTCTTTGGCTGCTGATCCGTGGCGGACGTTCACCCCAAAACACACACATCGCCCCAGCTGCGGCTTGA
- a CDS encoding LysR family transcriptional regulator, translated as MHICMDWRAVKFDWNKARAFLVTAEEGSLSAAARALGMAQPTLGRQVDGLEQELGVVLFERVGRGLTLTPSGVELLEHVRAMGAAAGRVSLAALGQSQALEGTISISASETYAAALLPPIVAKLRVEEPGIHVEIVVSNRASDLLRREADIAIRSFRPTEPDLIATKIGMADAILYASPGYVEKLGHPKTPYDLRHADFVSIDPSGGMIKPLNSLGLGLTEANFPLLTESYLVMWELVKQGAAIGILDAHIGDAAPDVVRVLPDLEPLSFPIWLVAHRELTTSRRIRRVYDFLKEELKR; from the coding sequence ATGCATATCTGTATGGATTGGCGTGCCGTGAAATTTGATTGGAACAAGGCCCGCGCCTTTTTGGTGACGGCGGAAGAGGGGTCGCTTTCTGCCGCTGCGCGCGCGTTGGGCATGGCGCAACCGACACTTGGGCGGCAGGTCGATGGGCTGGAGCAAGAGCTGGGAGTTGTCCTGTTCGAGCGCGTGGGCCGTGGCCTGACGCTGACCCCCAGCGGGGTGGAGTTGCTGGAACATGTCCGCGCGATGGGCGCGGCTGCGGGCCGGGTTTCGCTGGCCGCCCTTGGCCAGTCGCAGGCGCTGGAAGGGACGATCAGCATTTCAGCCAGCGAGACCTACGCCGCCGCATTGTTGCCGCCGATTGTCGCCAAGCTGAGGGTCGAAGAGCCGGGCATTCACGTTGAAATCGTCGTTTCAAACCGGGCAAGCGATTTGCTGCGCCGCGAAGCGGATATCGCGATCCGCAGCTTTCGGCCCACCGAACCTGATCTGATCGCAACGAAAATCGGTATGGCGGATGCAATCCTCTATGCCAGTCCAGGCTATGTCGAAAAGCTCGGGCATCCCAAAACGCCTTATGACCTGCGGCACGCCGACTTCGTCAGCATTGATCCGTCAGGGGGCATGATCAAACCGCTCAACAGCCTTGGCCTTGGTCTGACCGAGGCGAATTTTCCGCTGCTGACGGAAAGCTATCTGGTGATGTGGGAGTTGGTGAAGCAAGGCGCTGCCATCGGTATTCTGGATGCGCACATCGGGGACGCCGCCCCCGATGTCGTGCGCGTTCTGCCCGATCTGGAACCCCTCAGCTTTCCGATCTGGCTGGTGGCCCATCGGGAATTGACGACAAGCCGACGGATCAGGCGCGTCTATGACTTTCTGAAAGAAGAGTTGAAGCGTTAA
- a CDS encoding helix-turn-helix transcriptional regulator, which yields MSSRNRQDAIVRSLRRNGMTTIQGLAADVGASRRTIIRDIAALRDEGFVIHTEPGRGGGLSLDPHSIQTTARLSVAEVFALIIGVSSMRAAGNLPFSSLADAGLSKIEKALPTDKVRDLRRFLECLYVGPLAPQVDLSNLGQMDPALLPAFETAFLSRFLLQFRYRDAKGAETTRHVEPQAMLILPPLWYLVAWDPSRDDFRHFRMDRIRAPECVEGASFRRRVVPFDEGVHPIRPVRLV from the coding sequence ATGAGTAGTCGCAATCGACAAGACGCCATCGTGCGCAGCCTGCGCCGCAACGGCATGACAACGATTCAAGGGCTTGCAGCGGATGTCGGCGCGTCACGGCGCACGATCATTCGCGACATCGCTGCCCTGCGCGATGAAGGGTTTGTCATTCATACCGAACCGGGGCGTGGCGGCGGGTTGAGCCTTGACCCACACTCGATCCAGACGACGGCGCGCCTGTCCGTCGCAGAGGTGTTCGCGCTGATCATTGGTGTCTCAAGCATGCGTGCGGCTGGAAACCTTCCTTTTTCCAGCCTTGCTGACGCGGGGCTTTCCAAGATCGAGAAAGCCCTTCCCACTGACAAGGTCCGCGATCTGCGCCGGTTTCTGGAATGCCTGTACGTCGGCCCGCTTGCACCACAAGTCGACCTCTCCAACCTCGGGCAGATGGACCCCGCATTACTGCCCGCCTTCGAGACTGCTTTTCTCAGCCGGTTCCTTTTGCAGTTCCGCTATCGTGACGCGAAAGGGGCCGAGACCACGCGCCATGTCGAGCCGCAAGCCATGCTGATCTTGCCGCCGTTGTGGTATCTGGTGGCCTGGGACCCGTCGCGCGACGATTTTCGCCACTTCCGAATGGATCGGATCCGCGCGCCCGAATGCGTTGAGGGGGCGTCATTTCGTCGGCGCGTCGTTCCCTTTGATGAAGGTGTACACCCCATTCGCCCCGTTCGTCTCGTATAA
- a CDS encoding alpha/beta fold hydrolase, whose translation MSNIADFPKPTLVSVNGVVLEVFEAGQRNKGNPIVLCHGWPEQAFSWRHQMPALAAAGFHVIVPNQRGYGQSSRPEQVTDYDISHLTGDLVALLDHFGYDDAVFVGHDWGANVVWSMAQLHPDRVSRIISLALPYQARTPKPWIEFMEEFFGPDNYFVHFNRQPGVADAVLDQNTAQFLRNLYRKAVPPAPPEAGMMMINLAQAEAPLGEPILGEAELAVYVAAFEATGFTGSINWYRNMDRNWHILADVDPIIRKPALMIYGEHDMIPKSENLADFVPNVEVVSLDCGHWIQQEMAAETTHAILAWLAG comes from the coding sequence ATGTCCAATATCGCAGACTTCCCCAAACCCACGCTTGTGTCCGTAAACGGTGTCGTGCTTGAGGTCTTTGAAGCGGGTCAACGAAACAAGGGAAATCCGATTGTCTTGTGCCACGGGTGGCCAGAGCAAGCCTTTTCCTGGCGTCACCAGATGCCAGCACTGGCGGCAGCGGGCTTCCACGTCATCGTCCCCAACCAGCGGGGCTACGGGCAATCATCACGTCCCGAACAGGTCACGGATTACGATATCTCTCATCTGACAGGCGATCTCGTGGCGCTTCTTGATCACTTCGGCTACGACGACGCCGTTTTTGTCGGCCACGATTGGGGCGCGAATGTCGTCTGGAGCATGGCGCAGCTGCACCCAGATCGCGTCTCCAGGATCATCAGCCTCGCGCTGCCCTATCAAGCCCGGACACCAAAGCCCTGGATCGAGTTCATGGAGGAATTCTTCGGACCCGATAACTACTTCGTTCACTTCAATCGGCAGCCCGGCGTTGCCGATGCGGTGCTTGACCAGAATACCGCGCAATTCCTGCGCAATCTGTATCGCAAGGCCGTCCCGCCCGCGCCGCCCGAGGCTGGTATGATGATGATCAACCTCGCGCAAGCCGAAGCCCCCCTTGGAGAGCCGATCCTTGGGGAAGCGGAACTCGCCGTCTACGTCGCCGCCTTTGAGGCGACGGGCTTTACGGGCAGCATCAATTGGTACCGGAACATGGACCGCAACTGGCATATATTGGCGGATGTCGACCCGATCATCCGCAAGCCCGCCCTCATGATCTACGGGGAACACGACATGATCCCGAAGTCTGAAAACCTGGCGGATTTCGTGCCGAACGTGGAGGTGGTCAGCCTTGATTGCGGTCATTGGATCCAGCAGGAAATGGCCGCAGAAACGACCCACGCGATCCTGGCATGGTTAGCGGGGTAG
- a CDS encoding helix-turn-helix domain-containing protein, whose product MLSIYERLYWEHLGVAAALAISLFVIVGLLLRLRETTGPRMHIWAMLAFFAVNTSDAVNSFAYSDIFSAPNRFYRWNDVLIPGFMVSLYFYVRALTSSDPMIGRRDWLHVVPFIAGLICLAPALLLPGDVRRGVSDVPLSDGYRQLVELGDTAFWILWVVILGVYGTLCIRRLMAHKRNIRAVFSDLEGKTLRWLDGLVATILVLALIVIIDEIRILLGQPSIRDGIASLLYDVVLAGSFGIFALRAVPPLPQWSGEIVAPDRPVPDTREEISETTKPYARSGLQQDDIARYAARLEKRMAEGQLWRKHALNLQGLASEVAVSPIHLSEVLNTKIGMSFYDYVNQCRIRDACDLLIQTNMSVIEISEAVGFNAKSTFNTSFKKVTDQTPSQWRATHKP is encoded by the coding sequence ATGTTGTCGATATACGAACGCCTATATTGGGAGCATCTGGGCGTCGCAGCCGCATTGGCGATTTCACTATTCGTGATCGTGGGCTTGCTTCTGAGGTTGCGGGAAACAACCGGGCCCAGGATGCATATCTGGGCGATGCTGGCGTTTTTTGCCGTCAACACATCCGATGCCGTCAACTCCTTTGCCTACTCGGATATCTTCTCGGCCCCGAACCGGTTCTACCGCTGGAACGACGTCCTGATCCCCGGCTTCATGGTGTCGCTCTATTTCTATGTCAGGGCGTTGACCAGTTCCGACCCAATGATAGGCCGTCGGGATTGGCTGCACGTGGTGCCCTTTATTGCGGGCCTGATCTGCCTTGCGCCCGCCCTTTTGCTGCCGGGGGATGTAAGGCGCGGGGTCTCGGACGTGCCCCTCTCGGACGGTTACCGGCAGCTGGTCGAGCTTGGCGACACGGCATTCTGGATTTTGTGGGTCGTCATTCTTGGCGTCTATGGCACCCTGTGCATTCGCCGCCTCATGGCGCATAAACGCAACATCCGTGCGGTCTTTTCCGATCTTGAGGGCAAGACCCTGCGCTGGCTGGATGGTCTGGTGGCAACCATTCTTGTTCTGGCGCTGATCGTCATCATCGACGAAATCCGAATCTTGCTTGGCCAGCCGTCTATCCGCGACGGGATCGCCTCGTTGCTGTATGACGTGGTGCTGGCCGGATCGTTCGGCATCTTCGCTTTGCGCGCCGTGCCACCGCTGCCGCAGTGGTCTGGGGAAATCGTCGCGCCAGATCGCCCGGTCCCCGACACGCGCGAGGAAATCTCCGAGACGACCAAACCCTACGCGCGATCCGGGCTGCAACAAGACGATATCGCCCGCTATGCCGCGCGGCTGGAAAAACGGATGGCCGAGGGGCAGCTGTGGCGCAAACATGCGCTGAACCTCCAGGGCCTCGCCTCTGAAGTCGCTGTATCCCCGATCCATCTGTCGGAGGTCTTGAACACGAAGATCGGCATGTCGTTTTACGATTACGTCAACCAGTGCCGCATCCGCGATGCCTGTGATCTTCTGATCCAGACCAATATGTCCGTGATCGAGATCAGTGAGGCTGTTGGCTTCAACGCCAAGTCGACCTTCAACACCAGTTTCAAGAAGGTGACGGATCAAACGCCAAGCCAATGGCGTGCGACACACAAGCCTTGA
- a CDS encoding glycine zipper family protein, translating into MKYLMTLPAVLIVAACADSGANYQPILDGPATPAYRSDLSACQTLARNQFGQEALGAAALGAGAGAVLGEVDDAGDALGGAIFGALAGRAAGAVDVSDRRQAIVLECLRGRGHRVVG; encoded by the coding sequence ATGAAATACCTGATGACACTTCCCGCCGTGCTGATTGTCGCCGCCTGTGCGGACAGTGGCGCGAACTATCAACCGATCCTCGATGGACCGGCGACGCCCGCGTATCGGTCCGATCTGTCCGCCTGCCAGACGCTCGCGCGCAATCAGTTTGGACAAGAGGCCCTTGGGGCAGCCGCGCTGGGTGCCGGGGCAGGGGCGGTTCTTGGCGAAGTGGACGACGCGGGCGATGCCTTGGGGGGCGCCATATTCGGTGCGTTGGCCGGTAGGGCCGCGGGGGCGGTGGATGTCAGTGACCGCCGTCAGGCGATCGTGCTGGAATGTCTGCGTGGTCGTGGCCACCGCGTCGTCGGATAG
- a CDS encoding SDR family oxidoreductase: MKRVLIAGATGYLGRHLCAEYQGRGWHVTALVRSEPGARDIKANALVVAQATWPETLVGVMDNIDLVVSALGITRQADGVGYWDVDYQANLNLLEEAVRANAKQFGFIHVLNADRMGDVPLVAAKSAFVRKLQQAPLQSTVIAPTGYFSDMADFLAMARAGRVWLFGKGLQRINPIHGADLAAASFDAIARGEAWYAVGGPEPFTQIELATLCFEVLDAPVRITHVPDVLRRLSLWLLPRLAPRRIAGPAQFFLTALAMNMTAPPFGTHRLAAHFQSIADQD; this comes from the coding sequence ATGAAACGCGTATTGATCGCAGGGGCCACGGGGTATCTGGGCCGTCACCTCTGCGCAGAATACCAAGGCCGCGGATGGCATGTGACGGCGCTGGTTCGGTCTGAACCGGGCGCCCGCGACATCAAGGCAAATGCTTTGGTCGTCGCGCAAGCCACCTGGCCCGAAACGCTGGTGGGGGTCATGGACAACATCGATCTGGTTGTCTCTGCCCTTGGGATAACGCGACAGGCCGACGGTGTCGGCTATTGGGATGTTGATTACCAAGCCAACCTCAACTTGCTGGAAGAAGCGGTGCGCGCCAATGCAAAGCAGTTCGGCTTCATCCACGTCCTGAACGCGGATCGCATGGGCGACGTCCCACTTGTTGCCGCCAAAAGCGCCTTCGTGCGCAAGTTGCAGCAAGCGCCGCTGCAATCCACCGTCATTGCGCCCACGGGGTACTTTTCCGACATGGCCGATTTCCTGGCCATGGCCAGGGCCGGGCGGGTCTGGCTCTTTGGCAAGGGATTGCAAAGGATCAACCCCATTCACGGTGCCGATCTTGCGGCAGCGAGCTTTGATGCCATCGCGCGCGGCGAAGCATGGTACGCGGTCGGCGGTCCCGAGCCGTTCACGCAGATCGAGCTTGCGACCCTGTGTTTCGAGGTGCTGGACGCCCCCGTTCGCATCACACATGTGCCCGATGTCTTGCGCCGCCTGTCGCTTTGGCTTTTGCCGCGTCTTGCGCCGCGCAGGATCGCCGGACCGGCACAGTTCTTTCTGACGGCACTGGCCATGAACATGACCGCACCGCCATTCGGAACGCATCGCTTGGCCGCGCATTTTCAATCCATCGCAGATCAGGACTGA
- a CDS encoding serine hydrolase domain-containing protein, whose protein sequence is MTTLNHDLQKLIDAEASTANTHSLLLAVQSGDRRVDFKGSAGAAADARFFIASVTKMFTATLILQLKDQGLIDLDTTAQSILSQYDLSDLHVVKGRAYGPQLTIRHLLHQTSGLADYYEGDVAIAIKQGHDQAYDLNDVLRMSKALPPLAAPGRGRSYYSDTNWQLLGAIIETVTGRPFGDVVQTQICAPLGLKHTSVHGPDQPAPLTLYNRSRPLHLPLSLSSMGPDGGIVSTLDDMLVFLRAYMGNALFDPRHEADVRAFNKLFFPLQYGFGLMRFKLPRWLNLFRETPELIGHSGASGSFAFHAPKEDIFLTGTFNQVDAPKRPFALMMKVMHWLQRHGDRT, encoded by the coding sequence ATGACGACACTTAATCACGATTTGCAAAAGCTGATCGATGCAGAGGCCAGCACGGCCAACACCCATAGCCTGCTGCTCGCGGTGCAATCCGGCGACCGACGGGTCGATTTCAAGGGCAGTGCGGGGGCCGCCGCCGACGCGCGGTTCTTCATTGCCAGCGTCACCAAGATGTTCACAGCCACGTTGATCCTGCAACTGAAGGATCAGGGTCTGATCGACCTCGACACGACCGCTCAAAGCATCCTGAGCCAATACGACCTGTCGGACCTTCATGTAGTCAAAGGTCGCGCGTATGGCCCACAGTTGACCATCCGCCACCTGCTTCATCAGACGTCCGGGCTGGCGGATTACTACGAAGGCGATGTGGCAATCGCAATCAAACAAGGCCACGATCAGGCCTATGACCTGAACGATGTCTTGCGCATGTCGAAGGCTCTGCCACCGCTGGCGGCACCCGGTCGCGGCAGGTCCTACTATTCGGACACCAACTGGCAGTTGCTTGGCGCGATCATTGAAACTGTGACGGGGCGGCCTTTTGGCGATGTGGTGCAGACGCAAATCTGCGCGCCACTGGGGCTGAAGCACACGTCGGTCCATGGGCCGGATCAACCCGCGCCTTTGACCCTCTACAATCGGTCCAGACCGCTTCACTTGCCCCTGAGCTTGTCCAGCATGGGCCCCGATGGCGGGATCGTGTCCACGCTGGATGATATGCTTGTGTTTCTAAGGGCATATATGGGGAATGCTCTGTTCGACCCACGCCACGAGGCAGATGTGCGGGCCTTCAACAAGCTGTTCTTTCCCCTCCAGTACGGGTTCGGGCTCATGCGGTTCAAACTGCCGCGCTGGTTGAACCTGTTTCGCGAGACGCCAGAGTTGATCGGGCATTCAGGCGCAAGCGGCTCGTTCGCCTTCCATGCGCCAAAGGAGGACATCTTCCTGACGGGAACCTTCAATCAGGTCGACGCTCCAAAACGGCCCTTTGCCCTGATGATGAAGGTCATGCACTGGCTGCAACGCCACGGGGATCGCACATGA
- a CDS encoding alpha/beta fold hydrolase, translated as MKTVFKLSMGVFLIAVAIVGLLMVATRGDYRVLPLVIDDPALPSRVIAGINLHLRIVEGPPDTTTVIVLHGGPGGDFRSLQGLDALSDDYRIVYYDQRGAGLSQRVESDHLTLEGHVTELAGVIDHVSPHANPVLIGHSWGAILATSYLGRYPERIAGVVLIEPGFLNAAGRERWEERSRDYMSGLTYWREAVLTGFRAQHVDGPDLSAPDDFLIGHMVDVFVNHPHNPYHCGQGYTAPSWRFGAASSDILEAISPRDLDDIAERAADFSGHVMLMAGACNSWTGPELQRLHQSHFNDAEVVVVNDAGHNVIWDNPGVSLTAIRGFLSGITTH; from the coding sequence ATGAAGACCGTCTTCAAACTCAGCATGGGTGTCTTTCTGATTGCGGTCGCGATCGTGGGCCTCCTCATGGTCGCCACGCGCGGGGACTACCGCGTCCTCCCCCTTGTCATCGATGACCCGGCCTTGCCGTCCCGGGTGATTGCGGGGATCAATCTGCATCTGCGCATCGTCGAGGGGCCACCTGATACGACGACGGTCATCGTTTTGCACGGCGGGCCCGGCGGCGATTTTCGGTCCCTTCAGGGCCTTGACGCTTTGTCCGATGACTACCGCATCGTCTATTATGATCAGCGCGGGGCGGGCCTGTCGCAGCGAGTGGAAAGCGACCATCTGACGTTGGAGGGGCATGTAACCGAGCTTGCAGGGGTCATTGACCATGTCTCTCCCCATGCCAATCCCGTGTTGATCGGACACTCATGGGGTGCGATTCTTGCGACGTCTTATCTGGGCCGCTACCCGGAAAGGATTGCAGGTGTGGTGCTGATCGAACCGGGGTTTCTGAACGCGGCCGGGCGCGAACGCTGGGAAGAACGAAGCCGTGACTACATGTCCGGTCTCACTTACTGGCGGGAGGCGGTACTGACGGGCTTTCGTGCGCAGCACGTCGACGGCCCTGATCTGAGCGCGCCGGATGATTTCCTAATCGGACACATGGTCGACGTCTTCGTCAACCACCCGCACAATCCCTATCATTGCGGGCAAGGGTACACCGCCCCAAGTTGGCGCTTTGGTGCCGCCTCAAGCGACATTCTCGAAGCGATCAGCCCGCGCGATCTTGACGACATCGCCGAACGCGCAGCCGATTTCAGCGGGCACGTGATGTTGATGGCGGGCGCGTGTAACTCATGGACGGGGCCGGAATTGCAGCGCCTTCATCAATCGCATTTCAATGATGCCGAAGTTGTCGTGGTCAACGACGCAGGTCACAACGTGATTTGGGATAATCCCGGCGTCTCATTGACAGCCATCAGAGGCTTCTTGTCCGGTATCACGACCCACTGA
- a CDS encoding serine hydrolase domain-containing protein, translated as MTLFLRDGDMTFAASGDLDPRNNTAPDRALFEIGSITKVFTALLLAVLVEEGRIDPDRPIRDLVSGLSDAPPWITPRNLATHTSGLPTIHMPLWKAVFCLPDDPYAAFSRRDLIDWLRIRGSTAPPRRQLHRYSNLGYGLLGEAMAMREGKPFSDLLAEKVLTPLGLTDTTADLTTAQQARFMQPFNVKDRPVVPWSFQAIAGAGCLRSTARDLGQFSSAVLKALAHPESALDRAICRSALPLVGLGPNGAHAPVTQCLGWLSIKLDREAPRMLFHNGGTAGSTCALYICPAANASALILSNRGVAAGMWSSAKWRRSDPDRAMSDVFASLSSSANATPSA; from the coding sequence GTGACCCTGTTTCTCCGGGACGGCGACATGACCTTCGCGGCGTCCGGAGACCTTGATCCCAGGAACAACACGGCCCCGGACCGCGCGCTTTTTGAGATCGGATCAATCACCAAGGTTTTTACGGCGCTTCTCCTTGCTGTTCTTGTCGAGGAGGGAAGGATTGATCCTGACCGACCCATCAGAGATTTGGTAAGCGGCCTGTCCGATGCGCCGCCGTGGATCACGCCGCGGAACCTGGCAACGCACACAAGCGGCTTGCCCACGATTCACATGCCGCTTTGGAAAGCAGTGTTTTGCCTGCCCGATGATCCCTATGCCGCGTTTTCGCGACGTGACCTGATCGACTGGCTCCGCATCCGAGGCAGCACCGCGCCGCCCCGCCGTCAGCTGCATCGCTACTCCAACCTCGGCTACGGGCTTTTGGGCGAGGCAATGGCGATGCGCGAAGGAAAGCCCTTTTCGGATCTGTTGGCCGAAAAAGTCCTTACCCCTTTGGGTCTAACGGATACGACGGCGGACCTGACGACCGCGCAGCAGGCACGCTTCATGCAGCCCTTCAACGTCAAAGACAGACCCGTTGTGCCTTGGTCATTCCAGGCCATTGCCGGCGCCGGGTGCCTCCGCTCGACGGCGCGGGATCTCGGCCAATTCTCATCTGCTGTCTTGAAGGCCTTGGCACACCCAGAGTCCGCGCTGGACCGCGCGATTTGCCGAAGTGCGTTGCCCTTGGTTGGTTTGGGACCAAACGGCGCCCACGCGCCTGTCACGCAATGTCTTGGCTGGTTGTCCATCAAGCTGGACCGCGAAGCGCCCCGAATGCTGTTTCACAATGGGGGCACCGCTGGGTCAACCTGCGCGCTTTATATTTGCCCCGCAGCAAACGCCAGCGCGCTCATTCTTTCCAACCGAGGCGTCGCGGCCGGAATGTGGTCAAGTGCGAAATGGCGCCGGTCAGATCCCGACCGCGCCATGAGCGACGTGTTCGCGAGCTTGAGCTCAAGCGCCAATGCAACGCCATCTGCTTGA
- a CDS encoding Lrp/AsnC family transcriptional regulator, which translates to MDKKMDHIDRSLIRELQKDERLSQRDLADRVGLSQNACWRRLKQLEERGVIKGQRVLIDRRALGKTLVVFTLLRTRSHSKEWLTKFRRHVTAIPDIVDFYRIGGDYDYMIKIVTEDMESFDQVYQRLIDTIELDAVTSYFAMEGIIEDRPIPV; encoded by the coding sequence ATGGATAAGAAAATGGATCATATTGACCGTTCCCTCATTCGGGAGCTTCAAAAAGACGAACGGCTCAGTCAGCGTGACCTGGCGGACCGTGTCGGGCTGTCGCAGAATGCCTGTTGGCGTCGCCTGAAACAGCTGGAAGAGAGGGGCGTCATCAAGGGGCAGCGCGTGTTGATCGACCGGCGGGCCCTGGGCAAGACCCTTGTGGTCTTCACGTTGCTGCGCACACGCAGCCATTCAAAGGAGTGGCTCACCAAGTTCCGCCGCCATGTGACGGCAATTCCCGACATCGTGGACTTTTACCGCATCGGCGGTGACTACGATTACATGATCAAGATCGTGACCGAGGACATGGAAAGCTTCGACCAGGTCTATCAACGGCTGATCGACACGATCGAGCTTGACGCCGTCACCTCCTATTTCGCGATGGAGGGCATTATTGAAGATCGACCGATCCCGGTTTGA